A single genomic interval of Eleutherodactylus coqui strain aEleCoq1 chromosome 3, aEleCoq1.hap1, whole genome shotgun sequence harbors:
- the SHLD2 gene encoding shieldin complex subunit 2 gives MCSKHVIHVFIGAPVIAPCTAYRASSGDCTAGWRRIPYAGSLQGASLQDGRCGQRSLPDERSGDQTNSRGAACDLGQEVGADGPGAITDLVSSTELCHITQDAESAGPGNTEEARDPDHPQSLERAGPGRIGEARDLDHSQSLERAGPGRTREVQDLDDPESASPGGTGGARDPNDPESAGSGGTREARDPNHPQILERAGPGSTGEAQDPDHLESANSGDTGEAQDPGFLSYSCTAVSAHTEFLSVLTSSQLTIKCPGNNGATTADHLALGAAEFVTQGTFWEDVTEGSTSQSGFTDSLDLFTVSSDEGPDDRFLRSQKSENVLLPSKADSSAERTYNKEHLGSTSTKRKEAISDSSTSSKHNPQSKKPKQSSSSLKCAVKSCDGRLPQTPALTLLKHCSEKSGDYNIMVVVLQPCHVKEIKVKSGPNVGSTLPLATIVVTDQSEVKHTVLMWRTAAFWSLALLPGEIIVLTHLSLCEDRWREDMVLQSSFRSKLVSLGSCSALLSGEGPGAPEDSALQGLLHHIQEKHQYLCELSPRRPQKPEDVRYASLAELQPELLLHAILKVKSISILKESTYHFKGLQQHKVLLTVEQVRDKSRTLVLWGASASWRDQIHLKRHHIWVFKYLFCKKNIISGDLELHTTPWSSCECLFDDDQRAIDFQKGYNISSTQQMSLLTMIEDRYSGEIQVKGRILQIEFHILGQRKILISHETSISGILKSLPDIIYTGCGKCQRELHIDDNNVYEQCYECLPSNQVNTFYRAAQITVLSDDCCICVRVPPDVVGIVFLNIAANLLPKVFPSCKDVTYGVIVADLCRSLLAPTAESFVFTIRSQFMLDENSVTLEEEFHLLDFHIDL, from the coding sequence ATGTGTAGCAAACATGTCATTCACGTTTTTATCGGCGCTCCGGTTATAGCGCCATGTACAGCGTATAGAGCCAGCTCGGGGGATTGCACGGCAGGCTGGCGCCGCATTCCTTATGCTGGTAGCCTGCAGGGGGCATCCTTACAGGATGGTAGATGCGGCCAGAGATCTTTACCGGACGAACGGTCAGGTGACCAGACTAATAGTCGGGGAGCAGCTTGTGACTTGGGTCAGGAAGTGGGGGCTGATGGCCCTGGGGCCATCACAGATCTGGTCTCTAGCACAGAACTCTGTCACATAACACAAGATGCAGAGAGTGCTGGACCTGGGAATACCGAAGAGGCCCGAGACCCGGATCATCCACAGAGCCTGGAGAGAGCAGGACCAGGGCGCATCGGTGAGGCCCGAGACCTGGATCATTCACAGAGCCTGGAGAGAGCTGGACCTGGGCGTACCAGAGAGGTCCAAGACCTAGATGATCCGGAGAGTGCCAGTCCTGGGGGTACCGGAGGGGCCCGAGACCCAAATGATCCAGAGAGTGCTGGATCTGGGGGTACCAGAGAGGCCCGAGACCCAAATCATCCACAGATCCTGGAGAGAGCTGGACCTGGGAGTACTGGAGAGGCCCAAGACCCGGATCATCTGGAGAGCGCCAATTCTGGGGATACCGGAGAGGCCCAAGACCCGGGTTTCCTCAGCTACTCTTGCACTGCAGTATCTGCGCACACGGAGTTCCTGAGCGTTCTGACATCCAGTCAGCTTACTATAAAATGTCCTGGAAACAACGGAGCGACAACTGCCGATCATCTCGCGCTCGGAGCAGCGGAGTTTGTAACACAAGGTACCTTCTGGGAAGATGTCACCGAAGGATCCACCTCTCAGAGCGGTTTTACCGACTCGTTGGATCTTTTCACCGTCTCATCTGATGAAGGGCCTGACGACAGGTTCTTAAGATCCCAGAAAAGTGAAAACGTCTTGTTGCCCAGCAAAGCTGACTCCTCCGCAGAACGAACATATAACAAGGAACATCTCGGGAGCACAAGCACTAAAAGGAAGGAAGCGATCTCCGACTCGTCTACATCTTCAAAACACAATCCACAATCTAAAAAACCTAAACAATCCTCTTCATCGTTGAAGTGTGCCGTGAAAAGCTGTGATGGACGGCTGCCACAGACGCCCGCATTGACTCTTCTGAAGCATTGTTCAGAAAAAAGCGGAGACTACAATATTATGGTAGTTGTTTTACAGCCCTGCCATGTAAAAGAAATCAAGGTCAAAAGTGGCCCAAACGTTGGTTCCACCCTTCCATTAGCAACAATTGTCGTTACGGACCAGTCGGAGGTGAAGCATACAGTGTTGATGTGGAGAACCGCTGCGTTTTGGAGTTTAGCCTTACTTCCTGGGGAGATAATTGTGCTGACACACTTGTCTCTTTGTGAAGATCGGTGGAGAGAAGACATGGTGCTTCAGTCCAGCTTCAGGAGTAAGCTGGTAAGTCTTGGAAGTTGTTCTGCGCTCCTCTCTGGAGAAGGGCCTGGTGCTCCAGAGGACTCTGCTCTACAAGGGTTACTGCACCACATTCAGGAAAAGCATCAGTACTTATGTGAACTTTCTCCGCGGCGGCCCCAGAAACCAGAAGATGTCCGTTACGCTAGCCTCGCTGAACTGCAACCAGAATTATTGCTGCATGCAATTTTGAAAGTGAAGAGCATTTCCATTCTTAAAGAATCAACGTATCATTTTAAGGGACTACAGCAACATAAAGTCCTCCTGACTGTTGAACAAGTCAGAGATAAAAGCAGAACATTAGTACTGTGGGGAGCGAGTGCCTCGTGGAGGGATCAGATCCACCTGAAGAGACATCACATCTGGGTCTTTAAATACTTATTCTGTAAGAAGAACATAATTTCGGGAGATCTGGAGTTACACACCACCCCCTGGTCGTCCTGTGAATGCTTGTTTGATGATGACCAACGGGCTATAGACTTCCAGAAGGGGTATAATATCTCTTCCACACAGCAGATGAGTCTTCTTACCATGATTGAAGATAGGTATTCAGGTGAAATCCAAGTCAAAGGTCGTATATTGCAGATAGAATTTCATATTCTGGGTCAACGCAAAATACTAATAAGCCATGAAACTTCAATTTCTGGTATACTGAAGTCTCTGCCTGATATTATATACACAGGCTGTGGAAAATGCCAAAGAGAGCTCCATATTGATGACAACAATGTATATGAGCAGTGCTACGAGTGCCTCCCCTCCAACCAAGTCAACACTTTCTATAGGGCAGCACAGATAACTGTATTGAGCGACGACTGTTGCATATGTGTACGAGTGCCACCCGATGTTGTTGGGATTGTGTTCTTAAATATTGCGGCTAATCTGTTACCCAAAGTATTTCCCAGCTGTAAGGATGTGACCTACGGGGTGATCGTCGCCGATCTGTGCCGCTCCCTGTTGGCACCGACTGCAGAGTCCTTTGTATTCACCATTAGAAGCCAGTTTATGCTCGATGAAAACAGTGTTACGTTAGAAGAGGAGTTTCACCTTTTAGACTTTCATATCGATCTTTAA